In the Persephonella hydrogeniphila genome, one interval contains:
- a CDS encoding amidohydrolase: MGLKKADIILTDIDYILTMDKDLTEYKNADIVIKDGKIVDIGEGKKNEYYGKTIVCRNKIAIPGMINTHTHAAMTLLRGYGSDNPLKVWLEEYIWPAEGKFVSYEFVRDGTEIAVYEMLRTGTTTFVDMYFYENAVADVIKKVGIRGVLSTGILDFPTPGAKTPDEGIQKTVDFIEEYKNNAFVIPAIGPHAPYTCSPDTLKKAYSVAEKYDVVYHIHIAETEFEVKTVKEKYGKTPVEHLDSIGVLSERTLAAHMVYPSENEIDILSEKGVKVAHCPESNLKLASGIAPVPDMIQKGVTVGIGTDGTASNDNLDIIGEISTAAKLHKGFKKDPTVLNAKEALLMATRWGAQAIRMEDKIGTIEKGKFADIVLIDIKDPHLNPLYDPYTQIVYSSTGFDVDTVLVGGEIKVLNKEVIPLDKDYLLDKARYWKEKVDQIRK, from the coding sequence ATGGGACTGAAAAAGGCTGACATAATTCTTACAGATATAGATTATATTCTTACTATGGATAAAGATTTAACTGAATATAAGAATGCAGATATAGTTATAAAAGATGGAAAAATAGTTGATATAGGAGAAGGGAAAAAGAATGAGTATTACGGAAAAACTATAGTTTGCAGAAACAAAATAGCTATTCCAGGTATGATAAATACCCATACCCATGCTGCTATGACATTGCTAAGGGGATATGGGAGTGATAATCCGTTAAAAGTATGGCTTGAGGAGTATATATGGCCTGCTGAGGGTAAATTTGTTAGTTATGAGTTTGTAAGGGATGGTACTGAGATAGCTGTTTATGAGATGCTGAGAACAGGAACTACAACCTTTGTAGATATGTATTTTTATGAGAATGCTGTTGCAGATGTGATCAAAAAAGTTGGGATTAGAGGTGTTTTATCTACGGGAATTCTTGATTTTCCAACTCCGGGGGCTAAAACTCCAGATGAAGGAATCCAGAAAACTGTAGATTTTATTGAAGAATATAAAAATAATGCATTTGTGATACCCGCTATAGGTCCTCATGCTCCGTACACGTGTTCTCCTGATACATTAAAAAAGGCTTATTCTGTGGCAGAAAAGTACGATGTCGTTTATCACATTCACATTGCAGAAACAGAATTTGAAGTAAAAACAGTAAAGGAAAAATACGGAAAAACCCCGGTGGAACATCTCGATTCGATAGGAGTTCTGTCAGAAAGAACGCTTGCTGCCCACATGGTATATCCTTCTGAAAATGAAATTGATATACTCTCAGAAAAAGGTGTAAAAGTTGCACACTGTCCTGAAAGTAATTTAAAACTTGCTTCTGGTATAGCTCCTGTTCCTGATATGATACAAAAAGGTGTAACGGTAGGAATAGGAACAGATGGGACAGCCTCTAACGATAATCTTGACATTATTGGAGAGATATCTACAGCAGCAAAACTTCATAAAGGATTTAAAAAAGATCCTACTGTTTTAAATGCAAAAGAAGCTCTTCTTATGGCTACCAGATGGGGAGCACAGGCTATAAGAATGGAGGATAAAATAGGAACAATTGAGAAAGGGAAGTTTGCAGATATTGTTCTCATAGATATAAAAGATCCTCATCTTAATCCTCTTTATGATCCATATACACAGATTGTTTACTCATCTACTGGTTTTGATGTTGATACAGTTCTGGTAGGAGGAGAAATTAAGGTGCTGAATAAGGAAGTAATTCCTTTAGACAAAGATTACCTACTTGATAAAGCAAGGTACTGGAAGGAAAAAGTTGATCAAATCCGCAAGTAG